In a single window of the Mesoplodon densirostris isolate mMesDen1 chromosome 18, mMesDen1 primary haplotype, whole genome shotgun sequence genome:
- the TRAPPC1 gene encoding trafficking protein particle complex subunit 1, with translation MTVHNLYLFDRNGVCLHYSEWHRKKQAGIPKEEEYKLMYGMLFSIRSFVSKMSPLDMKDGFLAFQTSRYKLHYYETPTGIKVVMNTDLGVGPIRDVLHHIYSALYVELVVKNPLCPLGQTVQSELFRSRLDSYVRSLPFFSARAG, from the exons ATGACTGTCCACAACCTGTACCTGTTTGACCGGAATGGAGTGTGTCTGCATTACAGCGAGTGGCACCGCAAGAAGCAAGCGGGGATCCCCAAGGAGGAG GAGTACAAGCTGATGTACGGGATGCTCTTCTCTATCCGCTCGTTTGTCAGCAAGATGTCCCCGCTAGACAT GAAGGACGGCTTCCTGGCCTTCCAAACTAGCCGTTACAAACTCCATTACTATGAGACGCCCACTGGGATCAAGGTTGTCATGAACACTGACTTGGGCGTGGGACCCATCCGAGATGTGTTGCACCACATCTACAGTGCG CTGTACGTGGAGCTGGTGGTGAAGAATCCCCTGTGCCCACTGGGCCAAACTGTGCAAAGTGAGCTCTTCCGCTCCCGACTGGACTCCTATGTCCGCTCTCTGCCCTTCTTCTCCGCCCGGGCTGGCTGA
- the KCNAB3 gene encoding voltage-gated potassium channel subunit beta-3 — MQVSIACTEQNLRSRSSEDRLCGPRPGPGGGNGGPVGGGHGNPPGGGGSGPKARAAVVPRPPAPAGVLRESTGRGTGMKYRNLGKSGLRVSCLGLGTWVTFGSQISDETAEDVLTVAYEHGVNLFDTTEVYAAGKAERTLGNILKSKGWRRSSYVITTKIFGGGQAETERGLSRKHIIEGLRGSLERLQLGYVDIIFANRSDPNSPMEEIVRAMTYVINQGLALYWGTSRWGAAEIMEAYSMARQFNLIPPVCEQAEHHLFQREKVEMQLPELYHKIGVGSVTWSPLACGLITSKYDGRVPDTCRVNIKGYQWHKDKVQSEDGKKQQAKVMDLLPIAHQLGCTVAQLAIAWCLRSEGVSSVLLGVSSAEQLIEHLGALQVLSQLTPQTVMEIEGLLGHKPHLKK; from the exons ATGCAGGTGTCTATCGCATGTACCGAGCAGAATCTTCGCAGCCGGAGCAGTGAGGACCGTCTGTGTGGACCCCGGCCGGGCCCCGGGGGCGGTAATGGCGGGCCGGTCGGCGGGGGGCATGGGAATCCTCCGGGGGGAGGAGGGTCGGGCCCCAAGGCCCGGGCCGCAGTGGTTCCCCGACCCCCAGCGCCCGCTGGGGTCCTCCGAGAGAGCACCGGCCGAGGCACTGGCATGAAATACAG GAACCTAGGAAAGTCTGGTCTTCGGGTATCCTGCCTTGGCCTAG GTACCTGGGTCACATTTGGTTCTCAGATCTCAGATGAG ACAGCAGAGGATGTGCTGACAGTAGCCTATGAGCATGGCGTAAACCTGTTTGACACCACCGAAGTGTATGCAGCGGGAAA GGCTGAAAGAACCCTAGGCAACATCCTCAAGAGCAAAGGTTGGAG GAGATCAAGCTATGTCATCACCACCAAGATTTTTGGGGGAGGACA GGCAGAAACTGAGCGAGGCTTGAGCCGCAAACACATCATTGAGG GCTTGCGAGGATCCCTGGAACGCCTCCAGCTGGGATATGTGGACATCATCTTCGCCAATCGCTCAGACCCCAACAGTCCCATGGAGG AGATTGTGCGagccatgacctatgtcatcaacCAGGGCCTGGCCCTATACTGGGGAACATCCCGATGGGGGGCTGCAGAAATCATG gAGGCCTACTCCATGGCCAGACAGTtcaacctgattcctccagtgtGTGAACAAGCTGAGCACCATCTGTTTCAGAGAGAGAAGGTGGAGATGCAGCTGCCAGAGCTCTACCACAAGATTG GTGTTGGCTCAGTCACCTGGTCCCCTCTGGCCTGTGGCCTCATCACTAGCAAGTATGATGGGCGAGTCCCAGATACCTGCAGGGTCAACATCAAG GGCTACCAGTGGCACAAAGACAAAGTGCAGAGTGAGGATGGCAAGAAGCAACAAGCCAAAGTCATGGACCTTCTCCCCATCGCTCACCAGCTGGGCTGCACCGTGGCGCAGCTTGCTATTG CGTGGTGTCTCCGCAGTGAGGGTGTCAGCTCGGTCTTGCTAGGGGTGTCCAGTGCAGAGCAGCTGATTGAACACCTGGGCGCCCTGCAG GTGCTGAGTCAGCTGACCCCGCAGACGGTGATGGAGATAGAAGGGCTCCTGGGCCACAAACCGCATCTCAAGAAATAG
- the RNF227 gene encoding LOW QUALITY PROTEIN: RING finger protein 227 (The sequence of the model RefSeq protein was modified relative to this genomic sequence to represent the inferred CDS: inserted 2 bases in 2 codons) yields MQLLVRVPSLPERGELDCNIYRPFNLGDREPRRLPGTARARCGHTLCTACLRELAARGDGGGAAAXRLRHVVMCPFCRTPTPLPRGRVTEVAVDPDLWSRLEATARAAHESNGAGGPVRESGDVDRKADDXRKGEKGAGPRSAGWRELLRPWARVLAPARRWRRPLPSNVLYCPEIKDSAHMTRCTL; encoded by the exons ATGCAGCTCCTGGTGAGGGTGCCGTCTCTTCCGGAGCGGGGAGAGCTGGACTGCAACATCTACCGGCCCTTCAACCTCGGGGACCGAGAGCCCCGCCGTCTCCCCGGGACGGCGCGCGCCCGCTGCGGCCACACGCTCTGCACCGCCTGTCTGCGCGAGTTGGCGGCGCGTGGCGACGGCGGCGGGGCGGCCG CGCGTCTGCGCCACGTCGTCATGTGCCCCTTCTGTCGCACGCCCACCCCGCTCCCGCGCGGCAGGGTCACGGAAGTCGCGGTCGACCCGGACTTGTGGTCGCGCTTGGAGGCAACAGCGCGGGCCGCGCACGAATCTAATGGGGCGGGTGGTCCGGTTCGGGAAAGCGGCGATGTGGACCGAAAGGCCGATG TACGAAAAGGAGAGAAGGGGGCGGGGCCTAGGAGCGCGGGATGGCGTGAGCTCCTGCGGCCCTGGGCTCGGGTGCTGGCACCCGCGCGCAGGTGGCGGCGCCCGCTGCCTAGCAACG TGCTGTACTGTCCAGAGATCAAGGACTCGGCCCACATGACCCGCTGCACGCTGTAA